The region ACAACGATTCTAACCGCTTTTGACTCTTTCCGACTGACGCGTCAAAGACCATCTCCTCTAGTACTCGTCATGGCCGCCTCGTTGAAAGACGAACGCGACGTCTCGTCCAAGGGCGATGACACCGAGCAATCAAGAAGCACTAGTGCCGACCCCCAGCTTCACGACAACGAGAAACAAGAACGAACAGAAGTGGCTGCGGCAGaagttcctcctcctcgcgtCACAGGCTGGAAATGGGTGTTGGCCATGTCGGCTGTCCtgtcctccatcttcctctacGCCCTAGACAACACCATCGTCGCTGCCGTCCAACCCGTCATCGTCACCGAATTTGACTCGATCGAGAAGCTCCCATGGCTCAGCGttgccttcctcctcggagCTACGGCGACAAACATGGTATGGGGCAGAATCTACAGCCAGTTCAGCTCAAAGTGGTTCTACATCTTCAATGTTGCCCTGTTCGAAGTTGGGTCCGCTATCTGTGGTGCTGCGCCCAATATCGATGTTCTCATTGCTGGACGTGCCATCTGCGGTGTTAGTGGTTCGGGATTGTACGTCGGTGTCATGAGTCTGATtgccgtcaccaccaccatggctgAGCGCCCATTGTATGTCTCGAGCACGGGACTGACTTGGGGCCTGGGAATTATTCTTGGTCCTGTCATCGGAGGTGGCTTCAGCGAGTCTGCGGTTGGCTGGCGGTGGGCGTTCTACATCAACCTTTTCATCGGTGCCGTTTGCGCACCCGCCTacttcttgctgctgcccagCATTGATCCTCGCCCTGGTGTCCCCTATAAGCAGCGCATCGCCGAGATGGACTACGTCGGAACCGTCATGTTGATGGGCGGCTTGACGAGCTTCGTCTTGGCCATCAACTGGGGTGGCGTCACCTATCCCTGGAATTCCGGCCAGATCATCGGTCTCTTCGTTACGTCGGGTGTCCTATTCATCCTGCTGGGTATCCAGCAAGTTTGGACCATCTTCACCACGCTCAGTCGCCGTATCATTCCAGTCCAATTCTTCCGTTCGAGAACCGTCCTTATTCTCTTCAGCGTCACCGCGGCATCTGGCGCTTCGGCTTTCGTTCCGATCTACTTCGtccctcttttcttccagTTCACGCGCAACGACGGTCCGCTCCAAGCAGGAGTCCGGCTCCTCCCTCTGATCGTGGTCATGGTGGTGACCATTATCGCCAACGGCGCTCTGATGGCCAAGTTTGGGTATTACATGCCTTGGTACACCTTCGGTGGCCTGTTCGCCGTAGTTGGAAGCGCTCTCATGTACACCGTCACTCAGGACACGAGTGAGAGTGCCATTTACGGCTACACCGTCTTGATCGCTCTTGGTGTCGGTATGTTCCTACAGGCGTCCTTTTCCGTGGCGCAAGCGGTGGTCGAGCCAGAGAATATCCCTCCTGCTGTAGGTTTCATCACTCTTGCGCAGTTCCTCGGCATCACCATGGCGCTTGCCATTGCGAATTCCGTCTTCCTGAACGAGAGTGAAAATGGAATCGCGGCAATCCTCCCGGACGTGTCGCGGTCCGAGATTCAAGCTGCTATCGAAGGCACAACTGCTACGTTTGTCAAGAACCTGAGCCCAGAGGTCCAAAAGCAAGTCCTCGGTGCCATTGTAAGCGCCATTGGCAAGACGTATGTCCTCGTTATTGCAGCTGGGTCGTTGGTTACCGTGTTGAGCTTGTTCATGAAGAGGCAGAAGCTATTCACCACAGCTGGAATCGGCGCAGCGTAAACACACAATAGTCGGCGG is a window of Podospora pseudopauciseta strain CBS 411.78 chromosome 1, whole genome shotgun sequence DNA encoding:
- a CDS encoding hypothetical protein (EggNog:ENOG503NZ12; SMCOG1005:Drug resistance transporter; SMCOG1005: EmrB/QacA; COG:U; antiSMASH:Cluster_5), which gives rise to MLKDRIASQLEIRSHNNDIAPSTETVVIKPRDFEEVLVMAASLKDERDVSSKGDDTEQSRSTSADPQLHDNEKQERTEVAAAEVPPPRVTGWKWVLAMSAVLSSIFLYALDNTIVAAVQPVIVTEFDSIEKLPWLSVAFLLGATATNMVWGRIYSQFSSKWFYIFNVALFEVGSAICGAAPNIDVLIAGRAICGVSGSGLYVGVMSLIAVTTTMAERPLYVSSTGLTWGLGIILGPVIGGGFSESAVGWRWAFYINLFIGAVCAPAYFLLLPSIDPRPGVPYKQRIAEMDYVGTVMLMGGLTSFVLAINWGGVTYPWNSGQIIGLFVTSGVLFILLGIQQVWTIFTTLSRRIIPVQFFRSRTVLILFSVTAASGASAFVPIYFVPLFFQFTRNDGPLQAGVRLLPLIVVMVVTIIANGALMAKFGYYMPWYTFGGLFAVVGSALMYTVTQDTSESAIYGYTVLIALGVGMFLQASFSVAQAVVEPENIPPAVGFITLAQFLGITMALAIANSVFLNESENGIAAILPDVSRSEIQAAIEGTTATFVKNLSPEVQKQVLGAIVSAIGKTYVLVIAAGSLVTVLSLFMKRQKLFTTAGIGAA